The genomic DNA ggcatagCCATCTAAGATCTAGGCCACCTGCTTCACTAACATTGACTGAAGAAAAATGCTGATGTCGGGAGCAGATCTCTGGTCTCGCAGCTGTAAAATATAGTAACTGTGAACGTAAGAGAGGCCCGTGCAAGGCACAAGGGCGCAAAAGAAATCTTCATgagggataaacccaatagcaacagctcttagagggctatgcttatactcatagaatctggagttacaataggTAACTATCGTTCTAACGCTGGGCTTTACAGGCAGCTTTTCCCCCCTTCTATCGCTCTGCAAAAGTTAACTCggagtcaactttggagaacTGGTGGAGTCAAAATCAGACTCATCCGTCATGCTGGCTGCTGCTCTGGACTTTTGTAGTCCTTTTGTAGTGATATCGCGAGACACTTTTTACCTCGACGAGAGATCTCGTCTAACTTTAAAtatcgcgagatctcgtgggacAAGGTCTCCTCACACCTCTACGCCCTGCTAAGTCCTGAACTGCTATAACTGTCTAGTCATAATTCCATTTgcttgattattattataatttccaCTGTTCACTGTACCCCCAACAGGTACTGGCAGATGTCCgacccaccaagagcctgggtctgtctgaggtttctccctaaaaggaagtttttcctcaccactcgaggtttctgcctaaaaggaagtttttcctcgccactgttgcattAAATGCTTGATCTTgggtagggtgaccagacgtcccggtttgaccgggacagtcagGATTTTGAATTGctagtcccgacaaaagcctgtcgggacgctaaaatgtcccggtttacaccaggagcggcgtcagccgattttgccgtgtcttcagccccgaatgttttgagtgtagcctcgaatgtaactttgtccagtttatttttccgaggcgaatagaacgggcTGCTATgtgcggggtccgaccatgctgtatttgttgctattacctagcaaccgtctctccgtgaggaaagctgtgaaagccgggtgaagttttgggaggaatcctagccaaatcagtctaatacattgatgccatcaacacaaagtttaggagcacaatgctaatgatttagtttgaagttcctgtgacgtgacttttccagtctacggttcagactcagacatacggagctctgaagcagacctgtgcgtcgcttagtgtccactctgtAAAATGCAGGGCAGCTTCTggtttatggatgcgctcacagctgtggacatgctgcggcagatgtgttgcgtttgtgctccgtgtatttctgtagtttcgggtttccacctccgacgTAGAGCAGCGTATAGCCACTTCcctagctaaactatttgtctcattcagagaccagagacccaaacggggctctgtgtctgtcagaaggtctgagatctaccgtatcagcagagcaatcacgtaatgcacagcaaactatggtgcaggtatagattattttctgaaatatagcttgtgactttattcttgtaatagcctattatcactttatttttctcaaaatatcatgactcctccaaatcacagagaacacagatatactgtatttttaatgtgcacaaagttttggacaagagcagaaatcttgctcaaacatctgaaatattacagtccaggggtttattaataaattaaaatgaatgaatgtatcattgcggtgaataattgtcatatgcacattaaggaggttacttccccaacaaaagacgcaaaacaggaggtaagagtaaatgatgcctataggctacatgtgtgctgtctcagatataattagaaaagtccatccaaaggagaataaatagttgaaagcaatacagaattcctgacagccttactgcaatatattccattatgtttttatatttggattgtaatctgttTCTCTTTAATTAAAGATATTTTCAgtatacattgattcagaaaaaggtggaaataggtgcataaaaattcaccagaatgaaggaaattaggtgtttaatgctcaaaatgttcaataaatcattttaattactttggtgttattggaataaataacacttcaaaaaatcttttttagaaaaaatctcaaaataaatctcacactaaactgaaaaaggctgttacTGCAATTTTGGTAAtttcacaggaaaaaacacttattattagacgaggagcctacgatcaaaataatgaagttactgtctgtgtctgtgtctgacctgggctggcacatgttcacgttaaaaagcgtgtgcgtgcacaagcactacggtcacgcgcaaagtgtcccggttttagttccgagaaatctggtcaccctaatcTTGGGGGAGAtctgttgttatgatttgatgctataaaagcAGGCAAAATTTGTTGAGCTTGGGACAGGACCAACAAAGGTGACCCAGGGTTACATTTTGGACAGTTTGGAGACACAGAATGATAGTCCAAATGTAGATTAGTACAGGAGTAGTGTAGTCTATGGAGAACTTTATATTGAATTAGCTGGTGTGTAGAATGTATAGAACATTTGTGAGTGTCTTTAAGATAAGATAACCAATTTGTATCAGTTCTTGTCCCACCCAGGTCCTTTTCCCATACTTCCTTTAAATTCTGTGTGGGAGTTGGGTCAAATGCTGCAAACAGGTCAACAAATCAGGTTTTTTTTGGAGCCTGCTGTCTGATTCATAAGATTATAAAGTTTAATGGGGGCTGGCATTGATTCAAAATCTGGTATATTTGTCCGGATGTAATTTCTAATCTGGAGGTAACGAAAAAAAGATGAAGGGGTTATTCTAAACTAACGAAAACAATTGATTCTCAGTTTCAGGTGATTATACACTTGTAAAAATATTGTTATGAATATTTTATACCTTTTCTGCCGATATATTCTGCTAAATCCTACAAACTGGTCCTTTAACAGTTGTCATGTTTTTGAGCAGTTTTAATACAGATGATAGCTAGcaaagcaagctaacattagccagcagctataACCACTATATCAGCAGTTTTAATACAGATgaaattttaaattgtttagGGTGCAGAACTTCAATTTccaatatgtaattttctgccgctaggggtctctcaatcaaaacaatggatggtaaACACAGACTTCTGATGACGTTTTGTAGTTGCGTGTAATTAGCCTTTcgccaagccccgccccccttagttactgttgctacgtccgacaaacaaatggtcaaacacgACCAGCGCGACAGATTGCCATGACGGGATGAGGTATACCCGTAcgtgtcagtgaccttttttggagcaataccgccgcgatatcctccagatcgaagcaaaaggggttacagtatgcagtggagggatgtattcaaatgttcgactttgttgtaaactgacgaaaaataaagttggggagctcaaagacccaacacaacagcagctaatgtagctagcgttagctaacatgttaactaatgttggctaaagctaaagggctcgttaaacttagcttagagagtaggttaacattctggcaatgatatccatggtaatcataactttggtccaatttgtgttcttgcctctagttagtagatatagacaacacggtaactagttagctgttagccttaGCTTTGAGCAAACGTATTTATGCTTCGTAATGTTCGACACATTTAATTGGGAGTGGGGCCGTCCACACTGTTTTATCCATTGTATGCACCGCTCACGTTGgccctcgttctgactcatgaaaaaaaacatgagtaaaataaaagacactacataaactctgctactgtgtgtttatttaaatataagtacacctacatgtaggcctaagagattgcaatataaacctgtatattactattaggactatagaatacatgtgtcaaggatgtaggctataaattaaataaacttcagctggagtccgatttactacggcaacactgttgaccgcatcagtgatctctttccattccgcattctttatACAgtctttaataacagttttcaggctgccaaatagtacacacgttagtacaaatgaacctgagatatcagggtttcaatctccacctctgaaaagtgccgcttctcagccggattacgtcttgccatgtcgtaaattgtaggggcgaggcctcaaaaccgagaatatattggggcgtgatatttaaacacaacccctccagacaatctctcggggtatccatggatgtattaagaggggGTATCTAGTGTCCAATTTACAAACGCCGTGGGCGCACcgcttcaccatcttgcttggagtcaatgtttgtcggacctgctcacatagtagcggttgctatgatgtgtgattggacaatggacgttttgggggaggggccggCAAGAGGTcaattatgggagttgtagttttcagtgttaaacaccATCGCCGATTAGAATGCATGTGTTCACGGatgagtttacccattcaagtttattcatgTTACGTTTAGTaatgtttattcatgtcattctaataaaatagctgcagttccCTAACATatttacgtttttcttgattcgatttgtattggtagctgaccagttagctagcaaagcaagctaacattagccagcagctatgACCActatatcacaatatatttcacacgtcaatgtcaccttttggatgttttcaaTAACCTGGGCGAAAGGGGTTTGGTGTAACGTTACTCAACGACGCCGAGAGACGGGTGGGGATGGCTGGGCGGAATCTCCGGGACGGCCAGAATGTCCGATGTTGTGAATCAGCAGAAGATCTCCCAGCTGCCTGAAATTACCTCCCCCTTCACTTTTttgtaatcttaactagtcattttggtaCCTAACCACaccggggggggagggggggggggggggggggggggggggaaaagaaaTGTTAACAGAGACGTAATGTTAACCTTACGGATGGCCGCTGTTCTGACTCGGGGTGCCTGTTGTGTTCATGTAATACGTagagtatacatatatacagctCTAGTTATGTTATTCAGAATGACTGTTTTATGTCGCACATTGTTAGTTCTATTATTCAGCATGCCTGTGTCACGTTGCACATTTTTGACACTGAGAGGCCACCGTAGGTGTACGCGGTTTTGTGTTGTTTCCCGGAAATAAAGGAAGAGAGTTGTTGCATTACAAATTGAGACCAATCGTTATTTTAGCAACATAACATTGGCGATGAGGATGGCTGATGCCCCGGTTTTCTCTCTGCCACCTCCGGACTATTTTCTTCCCCTCCCTGGCGAACCTGTCGTCCCTTGGAATCAGTGGAAAACGTCTTTTGAACTGTACCTTTTAGCCATTGGATTGGATGGTGCTGCTAGCGCAGGCCGGGGGCTATCCTGCCGCACTTGCTGGGGCCGAGGGGGGAACAGGATTTTCAACACGCTTGTGATTGCTGGACACTTACAATGCTGTCATTGAGGCTTTGACTGGACATTTTGTGAAGTCACAGAACATCCTTTTTCGGCGGCTGGAGTTCAGACAAAGATGTCAGCGCCCTGGTGAGTCTGCTAGGCAGTTTGtagcagatttgaaagccttaGCGCAGCGCTGTAATTTCGGCGTCATGAGGGATGAACTTATTCGGGACCAGCTCATTGAAAAAACGTCTAATCCCAGAGTTCAGGAGGAGTTGTTACTCAAAGATGCAACACTGTCACTGGATGACGCACTAACACTCGCCTTAAAAGTGGAGGCGGCAACTCAATGTGCTGCTAAAATAGCAGAAAACAAGTCTCATACTGCCGTTATGGAACAGCCAGTGCATCAGCTATCGAGCTCAGACAACCTGGCCGACCCTGCTGCTATACAGGTGGCGCGCCCCCAGCAAACACGCCAGCAGAGACGCTGTGGGAATTGTGGCTCCACCCGTCATGCCACAAGGGCCCAGGACTGCCCTGCTAGGGGCCAAACATGCAGACGCTGTCAGAAACCTAACCACTTTGCAAAATGGTGCCGGTCTGCTCCGACTGACTACCCTGAACAGTCACATGACCCGGTGGTGCCAGTGTGTACCATAGGCCCTCACCCAGGGACCTTCTCCAGGTGCCCTGTATACCTGGATGGCTGCTGTGTCCCTCTTCTCCTCGACACTGGGGCCACGGTATCACTGCTGAATGTTGACACCTGTAACCTACTCTTCCCAAAcagacagctgcagcccccATCCACTGCTCTCTGTGGCTACGGCCGCAGCAAAATCGACGTTGTCGGTCAACTCTACCTCCCAGTTCGCTACACCTCTACAACCGTGGACCGCTTCCCATTCCACATTACGCGCCGCGGCGAGAACATCATGGGACTTGACCTCTTTCTCAGCCTTGGCTTCACCTTACAGGACAACAACGGAACACGAATACTACAATTGGATTCCCCTTGGCAACAGAGCCGGCCTGACCTGTTCAATGGCTTTGGGTGCCTCACCTCATTCATACACAAACCGCTCCTGGACCACAGCGTGCCTCCCGTGGTCCAGCCCCTTCGGCGTGTGCCCCTGGCTCTGCGGGACGGCGTTACACAGGAGCTCCAACGCCTCCAGGCTGATGGCATTATAGAACTCATTGACGCCTCTCCGTGGGTGTCCAACCTCGTCATCGCCAGGAAGAAGTCAGGTGGACTGAGAGTCTGCGTTGACCTTCGCCAGGTCAACAAAGCAATGGTGCCTGACAAGTACCCTCTCCCGACAACAGAAGAACTCACGACCCACTTCTATGGCTCCCGGGTCTTTTCTAAGTTGGATTTACGTCAGGGCTACCTACAAATCCCTCTGCACCCGGAGAGTCGGAACCTGACGGCTTTTATCACCCATACTGGCCTGTACCGATATACGAGAATGCCTTTTGGGCTCAGCTCAGCGCCAAGCTGTTTCCAGAAAATCATGTCCACAATCCTCGCCAGCTGCCCTGGTACCGCGGGCCTATTTGGACGACATTGTGGTACGGCGACGCCAGATGTTGACACGCACAACGCCCGCCTGGAACAAGTTTTTGACTCCCTCAGCCGCCACCATGTAACCTTGAACGCTGAGAAGTGTACGTTCTCCGCACCGGCCATTGACTTTGTCGGGTTCCGGGTGTCCGCAGATGGTATCTCCCCTCTCCAGTCGAATGTGGCAGCCATCAGCGCAGTCCCCACCCCCACGACAGCCTCGCAGCTGGCTTCGTTCTTGGGGATGACAGCCTACTACATGCGTTTCCTGCCTCAGTACTCCTCTGTCACTGCCCCGTTGAGGATGCTGCTCAGGCAGGATGCTTCTTGGGTCTGGACTCCTGAATGCCAGGCAGGTTTCGACGAACTGAAGCGTCTCCTCACCACGTCCCCAATCCTGGCACACTTCCAGCTGGACTGCCCCACAATCGTGACCTGCAATGCATCTGCTGTGGCTCTGGGGCTGTTCTGTCACAGCTCCATGCGCGGTGGAGAAGCCCGTAGCCGTCGCCTCCCGAGGCCTCAGCCCAACCGAGCGAAATACTCAGTGGGTGAGAGGGAGGCCCTCGCCTGCATTTGGGCGTGCGAGAGGTGGCATTTGTACCTGTACGGACGGTCTTTTACCCTACGGACAGACCACCAGGCCCTGACAGCGCCACGTGCCCACCCGGGTGGAGGACACAGGCCCTTCGCCTCTACAGATGGTCAGACCGCCTGCAGCAGTATGACTTTCAGCTACAATTCACGCCTGGCAAGACTAATGTTGTAGCAGATTTCCTATCCCGTCCTGCTGCCACCCAGTGCTCTGCTGTCTCTCCAGAGGATGAGGGAGGGTAGTGCACCTGGTCCACTCACCACTGAAGGACACAGTCTCCCTCCGTGATCTGGAGTCCGCCTCCAAGCCGAGCCGTCTTCAGCATGCTTCGTGACTACATCAGACGTGGTTGGCCTGCCCGCGTCCCACCAGAACTGGAGCCATACCATCGAGTGAAGCATGAACTGTCATGCTGGGGTGAGGCCTGCATTGCACGTGGCCTCCGTGCTGTCATCCCAGTGGCTCTCAGAGGGTGTGTCTTGCAAATGGCACATCAGGGACACCTCGGCATCGTCAAAGCCAAACAAAGGTGCCGTGACGTTGTGTGGTGGCCCGCCATGGACCGTGATCTGGAGGGACTCATCCGCTCCTGTACAGCGTGCCTCACCAGTGGGAAAACTGGGCCACCCGCTTCACCTCCGCTACAGCCAGTAGACTGGCCGTCTGCACCATGGGACCACTTGCAGCTTGATATCTGTGGTGAGCTGTACAATGTGCCACACCACCAGAGGTTCCTCGTGGTGGTCTACGACTGCACTCCAAGTGGCCTGAAGTGGCTCCCCGTAGGTACGGTTACCTCTGCTGCTGTGGTCAACTCCCTCGACCAGCTGTTTTCCGCTGGGGCTGCCCTCGTGCAGTTACTACGGACAATGGTCCTCAGTTCCTGTCCTTGGAGTTCACCACCTTCCTCGCCAACAAAGGGGTTACCCACATCCGGACCTCCGTCTATCACCCCCAAGCCAACGGGGGGGTGGAACGATTCAACCAATCCCTGAAAAATGGACTGCGTGCTCACATGTCTGAGGGATACTCCCTGATGGCCGCACTGtcacagaccctcctccactaCAGGGCAACTGCCCACTCTACAACAGGGGTCTCCCCTGCCGCACTCATGCTGAAAAGGGAGCTTGTGCTTCCCCTGTCAAGAATTCCGTCCATCAATGGCCGGCGGACCCACAGCCTGGGCATCAGCAGCAGTCACGTCGCGTCAAGGAGACAACAGAGTTCCATGAAGCGGAGGTTCGATGAAGCACAAGGCTAAGTGGCCTGCTATCAGAGTGTCAGACTGGGTCAGAGCCCCGCCGCCCGCCCCAAAGAGCTAACAAGCGTCTTCGTTCTGCGTCGGGCTCCGTACCAGGTCAGTCGGCAGCTCGGCCCAGCTTCTTTTCAGCTGACCGATGGTTCCCGTTGGCCGCGCCAGCTGCTTGGCGCAGAGTGCCCTCCCCTCTTCACCAACCTCACCTGGCAGGGGTGGAGCAGAGCAACCCAGCAACTGGGCCGACGGAGCAGGGCAACCCAGCAACTGGGCCGGACCCTCATGTGCCGGACCCCATTGCGGCACCTCTTGCTCGGGCGGAACCGACTGCTCAGTGCCCCGCTCTGGCTTCAGCCCCGCTGCCGGCCCCACTTGTTCCTGAGCCCCGCCCTGTCAGGGTCCGCACGCGCCCTGGGCACTTCGAGGACTTTGTTGCCACCTTTCACGTCTGAACAttcggagggggggggggaaatgttGTGTTCATGTAATACGTATCTCCGGGACGGCCAGAATGTCCGATGTTGTGAATCAGCAGAAGATCTCCCAGCTGCCTGAAATTACCTCCCCCTTCACTTTTttgtaatcttaactagtcattttggtaCCTAACCCACCTTTGTCTGGTGAATTAAACAGTAAGGACAGCTAAAGCGAAGTGGGGAGAAATTCGTAAGGGGGGAAATTTTCGGCACAAACACCGGTAACGTTAACAGAGACGTAATGTTAACCTTACGGATGACCGCTGTTCTGACTCGGGGTGCCTGTTGTGTTCATGTAATACGTagagtatacatatatacagctCTAGTTATGTTATTCATATGTTTTATGTCGCACATTGTTAGTTCTATTATTCAGCATGCCTGTGTCACGTTGCACATTTTTGACACTGAGAGGCCACCGTAGGTGTACGCGGTTTTGTGTTGTTTCCCGGAAATAAAGGAAGAGAGTTGTTGCATTACAAATTGAGACCAGTCGTTATTTTAGCAACATAACAGTGCCAgggtctgatatggtctgttTCCCAATGGTTCATTAAACTGCAGTTAGCGTCTTAAGTACCTGGCACTGGAGTTAAGTGCTGGCCGGGTTTAGAGTGCTGTAATTATACTGGCtggctgctagctagcctgggGGGCAGGGGGCTAATATAAACTATATGTCCCTGGGCTGTTGTAAGCTCTCATCCTGACTGAAGTCTGTTAGCGCTCttagtgaggcagacagaccgggggttgctagctggctaaattagcattagattagtcgtctatctatacagctaatgTTACTGGTGAATGTATTCGTGGGTCAGCCCAGTGCTGTTAaccgtggtcaaaacaatcaaacTAAAATAACTTCACGAGCGTGTTGAACTATGTTGTAACCTTATAGCCTacaccaagcattagcattagctacttgtgaaccagcacattgtagtaatgTTAAGCTGTATCGATtgatattgaaatgtatcaataaataaggtctctgctgtattatgcaaagtggcatgtaattaatGACAAAATTATGCTGTGTGGCAGGAAAAAAGCAGTATTTCGGTGATAActgtttctgtgacattgtctgatttacaattactctcgaaCGTATCATCTGGCTGCCCGTgttttgacggaagttagagtaactagaggggtcaaaggtttTACGACGCCGCTGACAGGCGACTAAATGAAACGTCCcgtttcattaaaataaaataacagatttctctgggtttgaaggttggaaacatttaggatagtgtaagtacacaactcaacaaaatatataacataggtatagtcgttttagacattttaatgcagaaaagtTACATGTTGTACCTTTAAAATATATCACACAGAAGCCACTGTAAAAAGTAAACAAAGACTTGAGTCTGACATGGTGTTTTCACAGGTGTGTAACAAGGAATCGGCTCCTCTGCTGCTGACGGTAACAGATAGAGACGGACCGGGCTTTGCTGGTCCTTACAGCGTCTCTTTACAGGGCATGTCCAAGAACCACTGGATCGCAAGGATggacaaatacagtatgtagaCTAATAATATATGACTGAAAAGGTCTTCTTAGACATGGCAAACCACAAACTAATGCCATCTAATCAAATAGCCAGTCCCAGGAGAAACTCATAGGCCATTCctgggagaaaaaaacattttacattttttattttaaagttagCCGGAAAAAAACAAGTAGGTCAAGAAAGAGAgtgaaataattgttttgtttgtttaggaGCTGAAAACCTTCCTCAAATTGTTTTGGCTGGTGTTCTGTTCAGCTGGCCAACAAAGTTTATATATCAGGAATTGCATTTTCAAAAGGATGTGTACCACACAACGTAAGCTTCACACATTAAGTTTTAGGTACTAGCCCAGAGATGCTTTACTTTAAGGTTTAAGTTTAGAGATTGTTTGCTGAGATTTAAAGTATTGGA from Perca fluviatilis chromosome 2, GENO_Pfluv_1.0, whole genome shotgun sequence includes the following:
- the LOC120545810 gene encoding B-cadherin-like, which translates into the protein MVFSQVCNKESAPLLLTVTDRDGPGFAGPYSVSLQGMSKNHWIARMDKYKTGIVLNLSADLDSGEYTVVLRVADNEGLARDISVQATVCDCTGEEV